One segment of Papaver somniferum cultivar HN1 unplaced genomic scaffold, ASM357369v1 unplaced-scaffold_81, whole genome shotgun sequence DNA contains the following:
- the LOC113345579 gene encoding probable protein phosphatase 2C 34, whose amino-acid sequence MGKFSSLFGGLSCKNTKMPESFYIKIGKKCVNDVGKEVLKSMIREAKKNELILNSSGVVDAFGSKNFASVYSKRGMKAANQDCVLVWEEFGCQEDMMFCGVFDGHGTWGHYVAKHVRDSMPSSLLRNWQETLAAASDDPKFELTTDKNVRQFNIWKQAYLKTCAAVDRELKQHRNVDAFNSGTTAVTIVRQGDNIFISNVGDSRAVLATASDDGTLVPVQLTMDFKPNLPQEAERIMHCNGRVFCLDDEPGVHRVWLPAEEKPGLAMSRALGDFCVKDFGVISVPEVTQRSITSKDQFIILATDGVWDVISNQEAVEIVSSTPDKRKAAKRIVECAARAWKRKRRGIAADDISAICLFFHPYASTVSKV is encoded by the exons ATGGGCAAGTTTTCATCACTGTTTGGTGGATTGTCATGTAAGAACACTAAAATGCCAGAGTCATTTTACATAAAGATAGGGAAGAAATGTGTGAATGATGTTGGTAAAGAGGTGTTAAAATCTATGATAAGAGAAGCTAAGAAGAATGAATTGATACTGAATTCTTCGGGTGTCGTCGATGCGTTCGGTTCGAAGAATTTCGCTTCCGTTTACTCTAAGAGAGGGATGAAAGCCGCGAATCAGGATTGCGTTCTAGTATGGGAG GAATTTGGATGCCAAGAAGATATGATGTTTTGTGGAGTGTTTGATGGGCATGGTACATGGGGTCACTATGTGGCGAAACATGTAAGGGATTCCATGCCATCATCACTGTTAAGGAATTGGCAGGAGACCCTTGCTGCAGCTTCAGATGATCCCAAGTTTGAGCTAACGACGGATAAAAATGTCCGGCAGTTCAACATATGGAAACAAGCCTACTTGAAAACTTGTGCTGCTGTTGACCGGGAGCTCAAGCAGCATCGTAATGTAGATGCATTTAACAGCGGCACCACTGCTGTGACAATTGTCAGACAG GGTGACAACATCTTCATATCGAATGTGGGAGACTCGCGTGCAGTGTTAGCAACGGCTTCTGACGATGGCACGTTGGTTCCAGTTCAGCTTACAATGGACTTCAAGCCAAACTTACCAC AGGAGGCGGAGCGGATAATGCATTGCAACGGAAGGGTGTTTTGCTTAGACGATGAACCAGGTGTACATAGAGTATGGTTACCAGCTGAGGAAAAACCTGGATTAGCAATGTCAAGAGCCTTGGGAGATTTCTGCGTCAAAGACTTCGGTGTTATTTCAGTTCCTGAAGTCACACAAAGGAGTATAACCAGTAAAGACCAGTTCATTATCCTTGCCACCGATGGG GTATGGGATGTCATCTCAAATCAAGAAGCAGTTGAAATTGTTTCTTCAACACCGGATAAACGGAAAGCAGCTAAAAGAATAGTCGAATGTGCCGCACGCGCATGGAAACGTAAAAGACGAGGAATTGCTGCAGATGATATCTCTGCTATTTGCCTTTTTTTCCACCCTTATGCATCCACCGTCTCGAAAGTTTGA
- the LOC113345382 gene encoding probable E3 ubiquitin ligase SUD1, translated as MRLTPTIFPLHISVPDPFTEIPVVMLPLQICLRYAIELWGTVEALLHQWVTAVCCFLGLSGFLFSRPEDIGGQENVKVEKRQDRSRDGLIAGQDPNENIVTSQNFDGVEKIVNGYTFVLRVVLLVVLAWITLLLFNSSLIIVSLQLGRAVFSFISNLPITHGIKCNNNVLSYIYAFFIEVFSIWTSFTGARYFIEHFKAGKVHLRFRDICKLLCLIAESWVLSSLWIIVIPVLIGLLFEFSFMLPIRALVVEAPVLLLHQDWAVGIFFFKLWRTLVLLNHRIVLVDESWRIRFERVRGIGFVKLPRNWMLQELLIPIIMNLSMSLCFPYVIARWIVPSLGFSDIVNSTIYRFTWLAYVTIIVLFSCAKRFTVWIINLHNSMRDDRYSGLGPQKFLVKQHHNAKRSFDKLVRWLSESQRH; from the exons ATGCGATTAACACCAACTATCTTCCCACTGCATATTTC TGTACCTGACCCATTCACTGAGATTCCTGTAGTCATGCTCCCGCTTCAGATATGCTTACGTTATGCTATTGAACTGTGGGGAACAGTTGAAGCTCTTCTCCATCAATGGGTTACTGCAGTTTGCTGCTTTCTTGGCTTAAGTGGTTTCTTGTTTTCTAGACCTGAGGACATTGGTGGGCAGGAGAATGTGAAAGTAGAAAAGCGGCAGGACAGATCGCGTGATGGACTCATTGCTGGTCAAGATCCAAACGAAAATATTGTAACCTCACAGAATTTTGATGGCGTGGAAAAGATTGTTAATGG CTATACTTTTGTACTTCGTGTTGTGTTGTTGGTCGTTCTCGCGTGGATAACGTTGCTCCTCTTCAATTCATCCTTGATAATAGTATCCCTGCAACTAGGACGTGCAGTGTTCAGTTTTATTTCTAATCTCCCAATAACTCATGGCATCAAGTGCAACAATAATGTACTCTCTT ATATCTATGCGTTCTTTATCGAAGTTTTTTCCATCTGGACTTCTTTCACTGGAGCGAGATACTTCATCGAGCACTTTAAAGCAGGGAAAGTGCATTTACGGTTCAGGGATATCTGCAAGTTGCTTTGTCTTATCGCCGAGAGTTGGGTTCTATCATCACTTTGG ATCATTGTTATTCCAGTGTTAATCGGGCTTCTATTTGAGTTTTCTTTCATGCTGCCAATTCGAGCATTGGTGGTTGAAGCCCCTGTTTTACTCTTGCATCAGGATTGGGCAGTGGGGATCTTCTTCTTTAAGCTGTGGAGGACACTG GTTTTGCTGAACCATAGGATTGTTCTGGTGGATGAAAGTTGGCGGATTAGGTTTGAGAGGGTGAGAGGTATTGGTTTCGTGAAGCTTCCACGGAATTGGATGCTGCAGGAGTTACTGATCCCAATCATTATGAATCTGTCAATGTCTCTCTGTTTTCCCTATGTTATTGCCAGATGGATAGTCCCCTCGCTTGGTTTCTCGGACATAGTGAACTCAACTATCTATCGGTTTACTTGGTTAGCCTATGTGACCATAATTGTACTGTTTTCATGTGCCAAAAGATTTACTGTTTGGATCATCAACCTTCACAATTCTATGCGAGACGACCGTTATTCTGGTTTGGGGCCGCAAAAATTTTTGGTGAAGCAGCATCACAATGCCAAAAGGAGTTTTGATAAGTTGGTCAGATGGTTATCAGAGTCTCAAAGACACTAG
- the LOC113345213 gene encoding probable E3 ubiquitin ligase SUD1: MERGLETRETMSTKEEVEEDKEEEQEKICRICHTPGDSENPLPYPCACSGSMKFVHPKCLLHWMKQRNTFEYEVCKHKLHVYRVYAENTPTRLPLREFVGGISVKACLVLRFCVRFCFSVFHQHLMVPLLAFWMWRLSLVSSLTEAKELFVHSHVSPSTAIMDWLYGIVICHVIYMMWLCGIALITEDEEHGKVEVEDHVAIAPAPGNENDHIADKIGENAGEPQAIAGVRNDNNFAPGLRLLFLISNLVLIRMPFWLGRIILHCLSWLFFVASSIFMPFIESALYIKNNSLKNASHSVTNLSVEIQNNGLLSCAVEVVAETLTANSTGAGEAISSVGKPLLVYQSSGLYYVTTLAIGYVVVVPLVFVCLGIPIRTVASKIRYYLRKFPTTMIHSFVLIIHLGVIPLLYGWWLDVCTITMLGKSVSDRVEFFSKFPLLSSSLHWVIGIIYMCQINISIAKFEGFCVEKFSTFFMI, from the exons ATGGAAAGAGGGTTGGAAACCAGAGAAACTATGAGCACGAAAGAGGAAGTAGAAGAAGATAAGGAAGAAGAACAGGAGAAGATTTGCAGGATTTGCCATACCCCTGGTGATTCTGAAAACCCACTTCCGTATCCTTGTGCTTGTTCTGGGAGTATGAAATTTGTTCACCCAAAATGTCTCCTTCACTGGATGAAGCAACGCAACACTTTTGAATACGAG GTGTGTAAACATAAATTGCATGTATATCGTGTTTATGCTGAGAATACTCCAACAAGACTACCTCTCAGAGAATTTGTGGGTGGGATTTCAGTGAAAGCATGCCTTGTTCTGCGTTTCTGTGTGCGattttgtttttcagtttttcaCCAACACCTTATGGTACCCTTACTTGCATTTTGGATGTGGCGTTTGAGTTTAGTGAGTAGCCTTACTGAAGCAAAAGAATTATTTGTTCATAGTCACGTGTCTCCTTCAACAGCTATAATGGACTGGTTGTATGGCATTGTAATCTGCCATGTCATATATATGATGTGGTTGTGTGGCATTGCTTTAATAACAGAAGATGAAGAGCATGGGAAGGTTGAGGTTGAAGATCATGTTGCAATAGCTCCGGCACCAGGTAACGAAAATGATCATATTGCTGATAAAATTGGTGAAAATGCTGGGGAACCTCAAGCTATTGCTGGTGTCAGAAATGACAATAATTTCGCACCGGGGTTACGATTGTTG TTTCTGATTAGCAATCTTGTGCTGATACGGATGCCGTTCTGGTTAGGGCGAATtattctgcattgtctttcatggCTTTTCTTTGTTGCTTCGTCGATTTTCATGCCATTTATAGAATCAGCACTCTATATAAAAAATAACTCACTGAAGAATGCATCACATTCCGTAACAAATTTATCTGTTGAAATTCAGAATAATGGCCTGCTTTCATGTGCTGTAGAAGTGGTTGCTGAAACCTTGACTGCAAACAGTACTGGAGCAGGAGAAGCTATAAGCAGTGTTGGCAAGCCACTTTTAGTGTACCAAAGCTCAGGCCTTTATTATGTTACTACTCTTGCTATTGGATATGTGGTCGTTGTGCCTTTGGTCTTTGTTTGCCTTGGTATCCCTATTAGAACTGTTGCGTCAAAGATACGTTACTATCTGAGGAAATTCCCGACTACAATGATACATTCATTCGTTTTGATAATTCATCTTGGGGTTATTCCTTTGCTGTATGGCTGGTGGTTAGATGTTTGTACCATTACAATGCTTGGGAAGTCAGTTTCTGATAGGGTAGAATTCTTTTCGAAATTCCCTTTATTAAGCTCTTCATTGCATTGGGTGATAGGAATCATATACATGTGCCAGATAAACATTTCTATAGCCAAGTTCGAAGG GTTTTGcgtagagaagttctctactttctTCATGATTTAG